In one window of Microbacterium natoriense DNA:
- a CDS encoding FAD-dependent oxidoreductase, with the protein MTNRPSATRSAGADTNDIDVLVVGGGPAGTVAAIQAARAGARTMLIEKNGSLGGTTTVAGINFPGLFHAWGEQVIAGIGWELVSETVRLAGEQLPDFTRVDLPHWRLQIRVNVPLYSAILSEAVDAAGVDLRLHTMLAELSWSGTHWDATICGKDGLERLRAARIVDCSGDADATGLAGLARHRNDARQPGTLAVLFGGYYPDALDYRALDDIYDRALADGLIRAADFGSSGHVLEPFLRKHGENAIHLPGIDGSTSAGRTRAEIDARAALLRIYRFLKPLPGLEGLTVTYGAVEAGVRESMTIDGIHRLSGAEYLSGKVWEDAVCYSYYPIDIHRPDGDGIAKTYLEQGRVATIPLSAMVPRENRHIVVAGRCIAGDQEANSAYRVQATAMATGQAAGAAAALAARLDVAVDEVPLESLRGLLREHGAIVPVV; encoded by the coding sequence ATGACGAACCGACCTTCAGCGACCCGCAGCGCGGGAGCCGACACGAATGACATCGACGTACTCGTGGTCGGCGGCGGGCCGGCAGGCACAGTGGCCGCCATCCAGGCGGCCCGCGCAGGGGCGCGCACGATGCTCATCGAGAAGAACGGTTCGCTGGGCGGCACGACGACCGTCGCCGGGATCAACTTCCCCGGTCTTTTTCATGCGTGGGGCGAACAGGTCATCGCCGGTATCGGCTGGGAGCTGGTCAGCGAGACCGTGCGGCTCGCTGGCGAGCAGCTGCCCGACTTCACTCGAGTGGACCTGCCGCACTGGCGTCTTCAGATCCGGGTGAATGTTCCGTTGTACTCGGCGATCCTCAGCGAGGCGGTGGATGCTGCGGGAGTCGATCTGCGGCTGCATACGATGCTCGCCGAGCTTTCCTGGTCAGGGACGCACTGGGACGCCACCATCTGCGGCAAGGACGGTCTGGAGCGACTTCGGGCCGCTCGCATCGTCGACTGCTCGGGTGATGCCGATGCCACTGGTCTTGCCGGGCTCGCGAGGCATCGCAATGACGCCCGCCAGCCGGGTACGCTCGCGGTGCTGTTCGGCGGCTACTATCCTGACGCACTCGACTATCGAGCACTCGACGACATCTACGATCGGGCGCTCGCGGATGGCCTCATCCGCGCTGCCGACTTCGGCTCATCGGGCCACGTGCTCGAACCCTTCCTGCGCAAGCACGGCGAGAATGCGATCCACCTTCCCGGCATCGACGGCTCGACGAGCGCCGGGCGCACCCGGGCCGAGATCGATGCCCGCGCCGCGCTCCTTCGCATATACCGTTTCCTGAAGCCGCTCCCCGGGCTTGAGGGCTTGACTGTGACATACGGTGCGGTCGAGGCCGGCGTGCGCGAGTCGATGACGATCGACGGGATTCACCGGCTCTCCGGCGCCGAGTATCTCAGCGGCAAGGTCTGGGAGGACGCCGTCTGCTACAGCTACTATCCGATCGACATCCATCGTCCTGACGGCGACGGCATCGCGAAGACCTACCTGGAGCAAGGGCGGGTGGCTACGATCCCGCTCTCCGCCATGGTGCCGCGCGAGAATCGGCACATCGTCGTTGCCGGCCGATGCATCGCGGGTGATCAGGAGGCCAATTCGGCGTACCGCGTGCAGGCGACCGCGATGGCGACCGGCCAGGCCGCGGGCGCCGCGGCGGCTCTGGCCGCACGGCTCGATGTCGCAGTCGACGAGGTGCCGCTCGAATCGCTGCGCGGCCTCCTCCGCGAGCACGGGGCGATCGTTCCGGTGGTCTGA